A stretch of Allostreptomyces psammosilenae DNA encodes these proteins:
- a CDS encoding proline dehydrogenase family protein has protein sequence MLRSALLAAARSTSTRRLVETTPLTTPVVGRFVAGNSLAEAVQATRQIVDSGRVVTLDHLGEDTLDAAQAAATVDAYLRLLTRLEEAGLTAGAEVSVKLSAVGRALPRDGERIALDGARRICEKAAAVGTTVTLDMEDHTTTDATLSILRDLRADFPWVGAVLQAYLFRTEQDCRDLSGPGSRVRLCKGAYREPASVAHQGRQEVDRAYVRCLRVLMEGDGYPMVASHDPRLIGIARHLAERAGRAPGDHEFQMLYGVRPEEQRRLAAEGETVRVYVPYGDEWYGYFMRRLAERPANLTFFLRSLVSRG, from the coding sequence GGCCGCCGCCCGCTCCACCTCGACACGGCGGCTGGTCGAGACCACCCCGCTCACCACGCCCGTCGTGGGCCGCTTCGTGGCGGGGAACAGCCTGGCGGAGGCCGTCCAGGCGACCCGTCAGATCGTCGACTCCGGGCGAGTGGTGACGCTGGACCACCTCGGCGAGGACACCCTGGACGCCGCCCAGGCCGCCGCCACCGTCGACGCCTACCTCCGGCTGCTCACCCGCCTGGAGGAGGCCGGTCTGACCGCCGGCGCCGAGGTGTCCGTCAAACTGAGCGCCGTGGGGCGGGCACTGCCCCGGGACGGCGAGCGGATCGCGCTGGACGGCGCCCGGCGCATCTGCGAGAAGGCCGCCGCCGTGGGAACCACGGTGACGCTCGACATGGAGGACCACACCACTACCGACGCCACGCTGTCGATCCTGCGCGACCTGCGGGCGGACTTCCCCTGGGTGGGCGCGGTGCTCCAGGCCTACCTGTTCCGCACGGAGCAGGACTGCCGGGACCTGTCCGGCCCGGGCTCCCGGGTGCGGCTGTGCAAGGGCGCCTACCGGGAACCGGCGTCCGTGGCGCACCAGGGCCGCCAGGAGGTCGACCGGGCGTACGTCCGTTGCCTGCGCGTCCTGATGGAGGGCGACGGCTACCCCATGGTGGCCTCGCACGACCCGCGGCTGATCGGGATCGCCCGCCACCTCGCGGAGCGGGCCGGCCGCGCGCCCGGCGACCACGAGTTCCAGATGCTCTACGGCGTCCGCCCCGAGGAGCAGCGGCGGCTCGCGGCGGAGGGCGAGACAGTGCGGGTCTACGTGCCCTACGGCGACGAGTGGTACGGCTACTTCATGCGCCGGCTGGCGGAGCGCCCGGCCAACCTGACGTTCTTCCTGCGC